The proteins below come from a single Mucilaginibacter mali genomic window:
- a CDS encoding SAM-dependent methyltransferase yields MVGDQLTSEELAGDAFNRQSVIFDTLYGANTIISYKRGRVRQHIAAYLKPNSYILELNSGTGEDAMFFATQGHTVHATDISTGMQEVLQQKVNSAGLNTQISNELCSFTNLVNLESKGPYDAIFSNFGGLNCTGELDKVLSSLSPLLKSGGTVTMVIIPSFCLWETLLAFKGKFRTATRRFFSRNGRIAHIEGQYFKCFYYSPQYVINQTKADFVHLNTEGLCTIVPPSYIEGFAEKHPKKYQWLKKWEGRLKGTWPWKHIGDYFIITLQKR; encoded by the coding sequence ATGGTAGGCGATCAACTTACATCCGAAGAACTGGCCGGCGATGCCTTCAACAGGCAGTCGGTTATTTTTGATACGCTGTACGGTGCCAATACTATTATTAGTTATAAGCGCGGCCGTGTACGACAGCATATAGCAGCCTATTTAAAGCCCAACAGTTATATTCTTGAATTAAACAGCGGCACAGGTGAAGACGCTATGTTTTTTGCCACACAAGGCCATACGGTACACGCCACCGATATTTCCACCGGCATGCAGGAGGTGTTACAACAAAAGGTAAATAGTGCTGGCTTAAATACGCAGATAAGTAATGAGTTATGCTCATTCACTAATCTCGTTAATCTGGAAAGTAAAGGACCTTACGATGCTATTTTCTCAAACTTTGGTGGCTTGAATTGCACCGGGGAGTTAGATAAGGTGTTATCTTCCTTGTCGCCTTTGCTGAAATCAGGAGGCACGGTTACGATGGTTATCATCCCAAGCTTCTGCTTGTGGGAAACATTGCTGGCATTTAAAGGTAAATTCCGCACGGCTACCCGGCGCTTTTTTAGTCGCAACGGCCGTATCGCACATATCGAAGGGCAGTATTTTAAATGCTTTTATTATAGCCCGCAGTATGTGATCAATCAAACCAAAGCAGATTTTGTGCATCTCAATACTGAAGGATTGTGCACCATTGTGCCACCATCGTACATTGAAGGGTTTGCAGAAAAACATCCTAAAAAATATCAATGGTTAAAAAAGTGGGAGGGCAGGTTAAAAGGCACCTGGCCCTGGAAACATATCGGCGATTACTTCATCATCACCCTGCAAAAGCGATAG
- a CDS encoding O-antigen ligase family protein, which yields MKALFLIDDTTANRISYYHIMLMLATLPFDQFFSHAAFISFALHTLIHLDKTRLKALFTPRTLLLQAVFFITLSSALYSKYPATAGVDITRQLVILLFPVFFALTTLNINKYRDKLLTLFALVCVLVIAGLYVRAFYVIHYFHLPVRAIISNLFINHKFSGPINMHATFLSLQIALALFYLLTRLFEPRSVYLKTGLYIAVILLFAGIVQLGSKAVLVVVLIGINVVIPYFMVPVAKRLRFIAAAAVLSLIVIASSVSVNGFKERFVTDLANDLSKPVTNESVEPRLVRWEAAIQLVKKRPVFGYGAGSELSILGDKYFHDKLYIAYLNRLNAHNQYLTFLLTSGMVGLLIYLATLFYAVRTALWRRDMLFFVFTLLIITVSLSESLLNAEKGVYFYSFFLSFFVFGGIKKAAKSNYLFT from the coding sequence ATGAAAGCATTGTTTTTAATTGATGATACTACGGCAAACCGTATCAGTTATTACCATATTATGCTGATGCTGGCCACGCTCCCCTTCGACCAGTTTTTTAGCCACGCTGCCTTCATCAGCTTTGCGCTGCATACGCTTATTCATTTAGATAAAACGCGCTTAAAAGCCTTGTTTACACCTCGGACGTTGCTACTACAGGCCGTGTTTTTTATTACCCTCAGCAGCGCCCTTTATAGCAAATACCCAGCCACGGCGGGAGTGGATATTACCCGCCAACTGGTGATCTTATTATTCCCGGTATTTTTTGCGCTCACAACGCTCAATATCAATAAGTATCGGGATAAGCTGCTGACGCTGTTTGCGCTGGTTTGTGTACTGGTAATAGCCGGCTTGTACGTGCGTGCTTTTTATGTCATTCATTACTTCCATCTCCCGGTTCGTGCCATCATTTCCAATTTGTTTATCAATCATAAATTCAGCGGGCCAATTAATATGCACGCTACTTTCTTGTCGCTGCAAATTGCCCTGGCCTTATTTTACCTGCTTACCCGCTTATTTGAGCCACGAAGCGTATACCTTAAAACTGGTTTATATATTGCCGTTATTTTACTTTTTGCCGGGATTGTGCAATTAGGATCAAAAGCGGTACTGGTAGTTGTGCTGATCGGTATCAACGTGGTAATTCCTTATTTTATGGTGCCGGTGGCAAAGCGCCTGCGCTTTATTGCGGCCGCTGCCGTGCTATCGCTAATTGTGATTGCCTCTTCGGTTAGCGTTAACGGTTTTAAAGAACGTTTTGTGACCGATCTGGCAAACGATCTTTCAAAGCCGGTTACCAACGAAAGTGTAGAACCCCGCCTGGTACGCTGGGAAGCTGCCATTCAACTGGTAAAAAAAAGACCGGTATTTGGTTATGGCGCCGGTTCTGAACTGAGTATTTTGGGCGATAAGTACTTTCACGATAAACTATACATCGCCTACCTTAACCGGCTTAATGCGCATAACCAATATCTTACTTTCTTGTTAACCAGTGGAATGGTTGGTTTGTTAATTTACTTAGCCACACTGTTTTACGCGGTAAGAACAGCACTGTGGCGGCGCGATATGCTATTTTTTGTATTCACCTTGCTCATCATTACCGTATCGCTATCAGAGAGTCTGCTTAACGCTGAAAAAGGGGTTTATTTCTATAGTTTTTTTCTTTCATTCTTTGTTTTTGGTGGAATAAAAAAGGCCGCGAAAAGTAACTATTTATTTACATAA
- a CDS encoding glycosyltransferase family 4 protein produces MRVALIARSTLYTGRGGDTVQIEKTAAYLWKIGVEADIKLSNANIAYADYDLLHFFNIPRPADMLRHAKASGKPYVISTILLDQSEYDQHHRRGLGRLLRFFSADAVEYIKTMARCILGKDHLASLQFIWKGQRRSIRELLDGAAMLLPNSASEYDRLVSRYGKTGDYRVIPNGVELDIFRNKHTSKEPDTVLCVARIEGNKNQLNLIKALNNTRFKVVLVGKPAPNQPDYYKACRELAADNITFIDYLPLDELVEHYQKAKVHILPSWFETTGLSTLEAAAMGCNIVITDKGDTRSYFENYAFYCDPESPESILQAVEKAGVAEYDLTLYHKIANNYTWQKTAAETLKAYQLVLSHQLKQSILLHESIVFN; encoded by the coding sequence ATGAGAGTAGCACTGATAGCGCGAAGTACCTTATATACCGGTCGTGGTGGAGACACTGTGCAGATAGAAAAAACTGCTGCTTACTTGTGGAAGATTGGTGTAGAAGCGGATATTAAATTATCCAACGCCAATATTGCTTACGCCGATTACGACCTCTTGCATTTCTTCAATATCCCTCGCCCTGCCGATATGCTGCGCCATGCCAAAGCATCAGGCAAACCATATGTAATATCGACTATTTTGTTAGACCAGAGCGAATATGACCAGCACCATCGCCGTGGATTGGGTCGCTTACTAAGGTTCTTTTCGGCCGATGCTGTAGAATATATCAAAACCATGGCCCGTTGCATATTAGGTAAGGATCATTTAGCCAGCCTGCAATTTATATGGAAGGGACAGCGCCGAAGCATCAGGGAGTTACTGGATGGCGCGGCAATGCTGCTGCCAAACTCAGCATCTGAGTACGATAGATTAGTTAGCCGGTACGGTAAAACGGGAGATTACCGGGTAATACCCAATGGCGTGGAATTGGATATTTTCCGGAACAAGCACACATCTAAGGAACCTGATACGGTTTTATGCGTGGCTCGTATAGAAGGCAACAAAAACCAGTTGAACTTAATAAAAGCACTTAACAATACGCGCTTTAAAGTAGTTTTAGTAGGCAAACCTGCACCCAATCAGCCTGATTATTATAAAGCCTGCCGGGAATTAGCCGCCGATAATATCACTTTTATAGACTATTTACCGTTGGATGAACTGGTTGAACATTACCAAAAAGCCAAGGTGCATATCTTACCCAGCTGGTTCGAAACTACCGGACTCAGTACGCTGGAAGCTGCTGCCATGGGGTGCAATATTGTAATAACCGATAAGGGCGATACCCGCAGTTACTTTGAAAACTATGCTTTTTATTGCGACCCGGAATCACCTGAAAGTATTTTACAGGCCGTTGAAAAGGCCGGCGTGGCAGAATATGATCTCACTTTATATCATAAAATAGCCAACAACTACACCTGGCAAAAAACCGCTGCCGAAACACTGAAAGCCTATCAACTGGTACTATCCCATCAATTAAAGCAAAGCATTTTATTACATGAAAGCATTGTTTTTAATTGA
- a CDS encoding glycosyltransferase family 2 protein: MQTEPKITVLMPAYNAGPYIGEAIASVLKQTFTDFELLIINDGSTDNTASVIHSYACRDSRIVLINQENKGVSAALNTGLSHARAPYIARFDADDICYPDRLRVQYEFITAHPEYSIIGSAVDYMDVAGRFIFTHHPEAHLNEEIQELKYTVCPFIHSSVFYKKDAIIGSGGYNEHAYTFEDHFLWVNILKDHKACNLSQPLIKVRLNPGSITIDEKWRTKKFRDIKYSTLKKRSITAADGDELQAIGRRQYLPKIKEGSYYALCGKKFLVNNYQPELAREHIAKAISLHPLRWDNYLLYTASYLPEKFILWLHKLSPGKI; the protein is encoded by the coding sequence ATGCAAACTGAACCTAAAATAACGGTTTTAATGCCTGCTTACAACGCGGGGCCATACATAGGCGAAGCCATAGCTTCGGTATTGAAGCAAACCTTTACCGATTTTGAATTATTGATAATCAACGATGGTTCTACCGATAATACAGCGTCCGTTATCCATTCTTATGCTTGTCGTGATAGCCGCATTGTGCTTATTAACCAGGAAAACAAAGGTGTTTCCGCCGCGCTGAATACAGGTTTATCACATGCAAGGGCACCATATATTGCCCGTTTTGATGCTGACGACATTTGCTACCCCGATCGCCTGCGTGTCCAATACGAATTTATAACCGCCCACCCCGAATATAGCATTATCGGTTCGGCTGTAGATTATATGGATGTAGCCGGTCGGTTTATTTTTACGCATCACCCCGAAGCACATTTGAACGAGGAAATACAGGAGCTAAAGTATACCGTTTGCCCATTTATCCACTCCAGTGTTTTTTATAAAAAAGATGCCATTATTGGCAGTGGCGGTTATAACGAGCATGCTTATACTTTCGAAGATCATTTTCTTTGGGTAAACATTCTGAAAGATCATAAAGCCTGTAACCTGTCGCAACCTTTGATCAAAGTGCGTTTAAATCCCGGATCTATCACCATTGATGAGAAGTGGCGCACCAAAAAATTCAGGGATATCAAATACAGCACGCTTAAAAAGCGCAGTATTACCGCTGCGGATGGCGACGAGTTGCAGGCCATCGGGCGCAGGCAATATCTGCCTAAAATTAAAGAAGGATCATATTACGCCCTGTGCGGTAAAAAATTCCTGGTGAACAATTACCAGCCCGAACTGGCGCGCGAACATATTGCCAAAGCCATCTCGCTGCATCCTTTGCGTTGGGACAATTACCTGCTTTATACCGCAAGTTACCTACCCGAGAAGTTTATTTTATGGTTGCACAAATTAAGCCCGGGTAAAATATGA
- a CDS encoding oligosaccharide flippase family protein has translation MPQNKLFARFLYSGMQAIAVQVLGSLFFYLISVYLSKDNFGMISWLNALSLFFTTILGFGLEQVVTRRIAASNRSDWAAGAFFIHSVAGFIITLLILLGLKVIFHDAVFQYLPWFFAAQGLIFTGVPLKQFLNAKERFTPYGVIALISNSFKILVAWYLQYKGLLNTGTVITVLIGSAALELLCLLAYVVPKTTFSFKFNAKPYIKLIRESAAQYISVIFDMSLSRIDWILLGIITTNVVLADYSFAYRAFELARLPMLIIGPMILPRFSRLLATTKRWDDFKDWINDFNTVELFFAMLIPLILNFLWTPVVGWITGGKYGQGNSLQFMLLSLCIPLQFFVNLLWTVGFSAKKYRSVTGITIACAVTNIALNLLLIPMFDSLGAAIAFLATTALQGFLYYRLVNREVVAVSIFPLVAFILLAGIVYIAVNWLSIHYIFRLIIAIAAYLFIAAGCKLITKQRMVNFKNFLS, from the coding sequence TTGCCACAAAACAAATTATTCGCCAGGTTCCTTTATTCGGGTATGCAGGCCATAGCCGTGCAGGTGTTGGGCAGTTTATTCTTTTACCTGATATCGGTATATCTATCTAAGGATAACTTCGGGATGATCAGTTGGCTGAACGCTTTATCGTTGTTTTTTACTACCATATTGGGGTTTGGACTGGAGCAGGTAGTTACCCGTCGTATTGCTGCCTCAAACAGGTCTGACTGGGCCGCAGGCGCGTTTTTTATACATTCTGTGGCCGGTTTTATAATTACCCTGCTAATTTTATTGGGCCTGAAGGTTATTTTTCACGATGCTGTCTTTCAGTATCTGCCATGGTTTTTTGCCGCGCAGGGATTGATATTTACCGGCGTGCCCTTAAAGCAATTCCTAAATGCTAAGGAACGGTTTACCCCTTATGGTGTAATTGCCCTCATTAGCAACAGTTTTAAGATACTGGTGGCCTGGTACCTGCAATACAAAGGTTTATTAAATACGGGTACGGTGATTACGGTATTGATCGGATCAGCGGCATTAGAGCTGCTTTGCCTCCTGGCTTATGTCGTGCCTAAAACCACATTTAGCTTCAAATTCAATGCAAAGCCATATATTAAACTTATACGCGAATCGGCAGCACAATACATCTCGGTTATTTTTGATATGAGCCTGTCGCGTATCGATTGGATTTTGCTGGGTATCATTACCACTAATGTTGTATTGGCCGATTACAGTTTTGCTTATCGCGCTTTCGAACTGGCCCGGTTGCCTATGCTTATTATTGGGCCGATGATCTTGCCACGCTTTTCGCGACTGTTGGCTACTACTAAACGATGGGATGATTTTAAAGACTGGATCAATGATTTCAACACCGTTGAACTGTTTTTTGCCATGCTGATACCTTTAATACTCAATTTTTTATGGACGCCGGTTGTAGGATGGATCACGGGTGGTAAATATGGTCAGGGGAATTCGTTACAATTTATGCTGCTATCGTTATGCATCCCGTTGCAGTTTTTTGTCAACCTGTTGTGGACGGTTGGTTTCAGTGCTAAAAAATACAGATCGGTAACCGGTATCACCATCGCATGCGCTGTTACTAACATCGCGCTTAATTTACTTTTGATACCTATGTTTGATAGTTTGGGCGCGGCGATAGCATTCCTGGCAACTACGGCGCTGCAAGGTTTTTTATATTATCGTTTAGTGAACAGAGAAGTTGTAGCGGTTTCTATATTTCCGTTGGTGGCATTTATCTTGTTGGCAGGAATAGTTTATATTGCTGTAAACTGGCTGAGTATACATTACATCTTCCGGCTCATCATTGCTATTGCGGCATACCTGTTTATAGCTGCCGGCTGCAAACTGATCACGAAGCAGCGCATGGTTAATTTTAAAAACTTTTTGTCCTGA
- a CDS encoding glycosyltransferase family 4 protein, producing the protein MVKMGHRVVVAGFYSPGYGGSDEFDDEGVKVYRYRWRMDGVLKNEQKLSTRIIKKLLTISGILDRDIKKSLVLYQSSLENIIARHEIDIIEMPDYNDYVRHCRSFIPFPKLSVPVVIKMNGSITYFNREAGKPVPDHIFKIERGIINRSAGVAAVSQYTASKSAEYFIYTDKIDIIPNGINTAISFDGINKNPLQVIFTGTLVQKKGIYQLAKAWNMVNRQVPGARLLVLGKGNCQKVMNLLNPDAQTTVSFMGHVAAGELYRYLSSSAIAVFPSYAEAFALAPLEAMACGIAVINSNRTSGPELIDNGIDGLLIDPDDIDQLASAILHLLNNVEIREQIAKAGNKKVGEVFDIANIAQQNTDFYNRVLIAK; encoded by the coding sequence ATGGTTAAAATGGGGCATAGGGTAGTAGTGGCAGGATTTTATAGCCCCGGATATGGGGGGAGTGATGAATTTGATGATGAGGGTGTAAAAGTTTATCGTTACCGTTGGCGAATGGACGGTGTTTTAAAAAATGAGCAAAAACTAAGCACCCGTATTATAAAAAAACTACTGACGATATCGGGGATATTAGATCGTGATATTAAAAAAAGCCTGGTATTGTATCAAAGCAGCTTGGAGAATATCATTGCCAGGCATGAAATAGACATAATTGAGATGCCTGATTATAACGATTATGTAAGGCATTGCCGTTCATTTATTCCGTTTCCAAAGCTGTCAGTCCCGGTAGTTATAAAAATGAATGGTTCCATCACTTATTTTAATCGCGAAGCAGGTAAACCAGTACCCGATCATATTTTTAAAATAGAGCGAGGTATTATAAACCGATCCGCTGGAGTTGCGGCAGTAAGCCAGTATACAGCGAGTAAAAGTGCTGAATATTTTATCTATACAGATAAAATAGATATAATCCCCAATGGAATAAACACGGCTATATCCTTTGATGGTATAAATAAGAACCCGCTACAAGTAATTTTCACCGGTACACTGGTGCAGAAAAAGGGCATATATCAGTTAGCGAAAGCCTGGAATATGGTTAATCGTCAAGTACCCGGTGCCCGCTTGCTGGTACTTGGTAAAGGGAATTGTCAAAAGGTAATGAATCTGTTAAATCCAGACGCGCAGACAACTGTATCGTTTATGGGGCATGTTGCCGCCGGAGAATTATACCGCTATCTCAGCAGTTCGGCCATTGCCGTATTCCCTTCATACGCTGAGGCTTTTGCCCTCGCTCCATTAGAAGCTATGGCCTGTGGAATAGCGGTGATCAATTCCAACCGCACATCGGGTCCTGAATTGATAGATAATGGCATAGATGGCTTACTGATAGATCCGGATGATATTGATCAACTGGCATCGGCCATATTACATTTGTTAAATAATGTTGAAATAAGAGAGCAGATAGCGAAAGCGGGGAATAAGAAAGTGGGGGAGGTGTTTGATATTGCCAATATCGCGCAGCAAAACACTGATTTTTATAACAGAGTTTTAATAGCTAAATAG
- a CDS encoding glycosyltransferase family 2 protein: MVPVSVIIITKNEAEIISRTIAMARLITDDIVVIDNGSNDDTVEIAATNNCRIFKADWHGYGANKNKGIAHARYKWILSIDADEIIDKDLIHSLFRLDYSKENVVYDIRFKTYFGSKLIRFGSWGRDHHIRLFNRETVKWTELPVHETLVLPRSTVKKTLPGHIHHYSVRDEYECREKAIYYASLSAKKYYNSGKKSNYIKLYLAPAFNFIRNYFLYLGFLDGVEGWHIAKNSAKNTWLKYHYLENLECTDTKRHYVKHRLLLNWTE, encoded by the coding sequence ATGGTTCCTGTATCAGTTATTATCATCACAAAAAACGAGGCGGAAATTATATCGCGTACCATTGCAATGGCACGTTTAATTACCGATGATATTGTAGTAATTGATAATGGCAGCAATGACGATACTGTTGAAATAGCAGCAACAAACAATTGCCGGATATTTAAAGCAGACTGGCACGGCTATGGAGCTAATAAAAACAAAGGCATTGCCCATGCGCGTTATAAATGGATACTGAGCATTGATGCCGATGAAATTATTGACAAAGACCTTATCCACTCCTTATTCCGTTTAGATTATAGCAAAGAAAACGTTGTATACGATATTCGCTTTAAAACTTATTTCGGCAGTAAGCTAATTAGGTTTGGTAGCTGGGGGCGAGATCATCATATTCGACTATTTAACCGGGAGACTGTAAAATGGACGGAATTACCTGTACATGAAACCCTGGTGTTGCCTAGGTCGACTGTTAAAAAGACTTTGCCGGGCCACATACATCATTATTCGGTAAGGGATGAATATGAATGCAGGGAGAAAGCTATTTATTACGCATCGCTGAGCGCCAAAAAATATTACAACAGCGGCAAAAAAAGCAATTATATAAAACTGTACCTGGCTCCCGCTTTTAATTTTATAAGGAATTATTTTTTATACCTGGGTTTTTTAGATGGCGTAGAGGGTTGGCATATCGCTAAAAACTCAGCAAAAAACACCTGGCTTAAATATCACTACCTGGAAAATCTGGAATGTACTGATACCAAAAGGCACTACGTTAAACACAGGCTGTTATTAAACTGGACAGAATAA
- a CDS encoding RNA polymerase sigma factor — protein MTEEDLHQLIRNCAKQDRKCQKLLYKAFYGFAMGICLRYAGNRDEAAEVMNQGFFKVFTNIDRYDHSRPFKAWLGRIMMNASIDHYRANLKMAYTDDLEKAEHISDGELADKKLNYDQLLALVQKLPQAYRTVFNLFAIEGYGHDEIGEMLGISAGTSKSNLHKARQKLKLMILKAEQPYTDQGGKMNYSSVVAISSTDINGIFFNNGIRI, from the coding sequence ATGACTGAAGAGGATCTACATCAACTGATCAGGAACTGCGCCAAGCAGGACAGGAAATGCCAGAAATTGCTCTACAAAGCATTTTATGGCTTTGCCATGGGTATTTGTTTAAGGTATGCGGGGAATAGGGACGAGGCAGCGGAAGTAATGAACCAGGGATTTTTTAAAGTATTTACCAATATAGACAGGTATGATCATAGCCGGCCGTTTAAAGCCTGGCTGGGCCGTATCATGATGAATGCTTCGATAGATCATTACCGGGCGAATTTAAAAATGGCTTATACTGATGATCTGGAAAAGGCCGAACACATAAGCGATGGCGAACTGGCTGATAAAAAACTGAACTACGACCAGCTTTTGGCTCTTGTTCAGAAACTACCACAAGCGTATCGAACAGTATTTAACTTATTTGCTATAGAAGGTTACGGGCACGATGAAATTGGCGAAATGCTGGGCATTAGCGCCGGTACGTCAAAATCAAACCTGCACAAGGCACGGCAAAAGCTTAAACTAATGATATTAAAGGCAGAGCAGCCCTATACCGATCAGGGCGGCAAAATGAATTACTCATCTGTAGTAGCTATTAGCTCGACAGATATAAACGGCATTTTTTTTAATAACGGGATAAGGATATGA
- a CDS encoding YceI family protein has translation MKHISIILLAWLGISQAGGDLYTCKNAAISIYSKAPIEDIEAKTANGTSVYNAATGDMAFSVPVKSFKFQKSLMQEHFNENYMESDKYPNATFKGKVQEHPDLSKDGTYNVNATGDLEVHGVKQTRTIPGTLTVKGGVVSLNTEFMVKCADHKITIPTLVFHNIAESIKVQVSATYSKYQGK, from the coding sequence ATGAAACATATCAGTATTATTTTACTTGCCTGGTTAGGGATTAGCCAGGCAGGGGGGGATCTCTATACCTGTAAAAATGCCGCTATCAGCATTTATTCAAAAGCTCCGATAGAGGATATCGAGGCTAAAACTGCCAACGGTACCTCTGTTTATAATGCCGCTACCGGCGATATGGCTTTCAGCGTTCCTGTAAAATCATTCAAATTCCAGAAGTCGCTGATGCAGGAGCATTTTAACGAGAATTACATGGAAAGCGATAAATACCCCAATGCTACATTTAAAGGCAAGGTGCAGGAACATCCCGACCTAAGCAAGGATGGCACCTATAACGTAAATGCCACCGGCGATCTGGAGGTGCATGGTGTAAAGCAAACCCGCACCATTCCCGGCACACTAACTGTAAAAGGCGGCGTGGTAAGCCTTAATACCGAATTTATGGTGAAATGTGCCGACCACAAGATCACCATACCAACACTTGTGTTTCACAACATAGCCGAATCTATAAAAGTCCAGGTATCGGCAACTTATAGTAAATACCAGGGCAAATAA
- a CDS encoding DUF5777 family beta-barrel protein — translation MKKTTIIALAGLMLSATVMAQKTNPADSLMNAMNKDTGSERVTIFKSSRMVLLQSTEMIKKNNLNFLVIHRFGDFAGKSGGGQTYFGLDAVNDVYLGLEYGISDNFNIDIGRSTIGGLADLELKYAVLHQTTNGGSPIAITLIGEGGVRPYRTFNSFSDRLSYFGQAIFARKFGPAFSMQLAPAYVRNNTPMPAVTGAPSSFFALAGTARFKISNRAGLIIDYAKNFSDFAKNNSDWSDPLGVGFEIETGGHVFTMNVTNARAVNEINYLSAGQGMAFGRGQYRLGFTISRMFDFNGGHKKKDKE, via the coding sequence ATGAAAAAAACGACGATCATAGCATTAGCAGGACTAATGTTAAGCGCCACGGTGATGGCTCAAAAAACCAACCCGGCCGATTCATTAATGAACGCCATGAACAAGGATACCGGTAGCGAGCGGGTCACTATTTTTAAGTCATCGCGCATGGTGTTGCTGCAATCAACCGAAATGATAAAAAAGAATAACCTTAACTTTTTGGTAATTCACCGCTTTGGCGATTTTGCAGGCAAATCAGGCGGCGGCCAAACGTATTTTGGTTTAGATGCGGTTAACGATGTATACCTGGGTTTAGAATATGGCATAAGCGATAATTTTAATATCGATATCGGCCGTAGCACAATAGGCGGCCTTGCCGACCTGGAACTAAAGTATGCCGTGTTGCACCAAACTACTAACGGTGGTTCGCCAATTGCCATTACACTGATAGGCGAGGGCGGCGTTAGGCCATATCGTACATTTAATAGCTTTAGCGACCGTTTATCATACTTCGGGCAGGCTATTTTCGCTCGCAAATTCGGGCCCGCTTTTTCGATGCAGTTAGCGCCAGCTTATGTGCGTAATAATACACCTATGCCGGCAGTTACAGGGGCACCAAGCTCGTTTTTTGCCCTTGCCGGTACCGCCCGCTTCAAGATCAGCAACCGTGCCGGTTTGATCATCGATTACGCCAAAAACTTCTCAGATTTCGCCAAAAACAACAGCGATTGGTCTGACCCGCTGGGTGTAGGTTTTGAAATTGAGACCGGCGGCCACGTGTTCACCATGAATGTAACCAATGCGCGTGCTGTTAACGAGATCAACTACCTGAGCGCCGGCCAGGGCATGGCATTTGGTCGCGGCCAATATCGCTTAGGCTTCACCATATCAAGGATGTTTGATTTTAATGGCGGGCATAAAAAGAAGGATAAAGAATAA
- a CDS encoding QcrA and Rieske domain-containing protein: MERDEFLSKLGIGILAVCAGCGIASCGSKSDAPAPTSGGTGPAKGSGNVFTADLNTELTTVGSSKTSNGVILVRLAAGNTASSFTAVQVACTHEGTPIGYNNGQGIFICPLHGSQFSKTGAVLMGPAAAALQQYTVSIQGTTLTVVA; encoded by the coding sequence ATGGAAAGAGACGAGTTTTTATCGAAATTAGGTATAGGCATATTAGCCGTATGTGCCGGTTGCGGCATTGCATCGTGCGGCAGTAAAAGCGATGCGCCTGCACCAACCAGTGGCGGCACAGGCCCGGCAAAAGGCAGTGGCAATGTTTTCACCGCCGATCTGAATACCGAGTTAACTACTGTTGGTAGTTCAAAAACGTCAAACGGAGTAATATTAGTGCGTTTAGCCGCGGGTAATACGGCATCGTCGTTTACGGCTGTTCAAGTGGCCTGTACACACGAGGGTACTCCTATAGGTTACAACAACGGGCAGGGGATTTTTATATGCCCATTGCATGGCAGCCAGTTTAGCAAAACTGGTGCCGTGCTGATGGGGCCGGCTGCTGCTGCCTTACAGCAATATACCGTAAGTATTCAGGGTACTACCTTAACGGTGGTTGCCTGA